From the genome of Macadamia integrifolia cultivar HAES 741 unplaced genomic scaffold, SCU_Mint_v3 scaffold1748, whole genome shotgun sequence, one region includes:
- the LOC122064753 gene encoding senescence-associated carboxylesterase 101-like, whose amino-acid sequence MPNLDYGKLLEDLTNQMIVSKGVSQLWGSRGDTLRAGIILQLDAIGVERTQENNEEDTLITDMESRERKNHHCHVTQISNTEKKLNEMKINMAQLEWYKKTCSTGMGYYDCFKGKADRRNIHIVKYKIGLTKYWEVVKEAETKPQKQGSPLPMRQLNAGTNYRRMVEPLDIAEHYKKNNTDYRTTGRAKHYELLEKWLEEQERAGGNESNSGTRDKAVTLTWDSCFCAEVENALIWTKSLKNGEAVGEPEEEPCIEKLNKFEEYVMGLIDGLAVSPEIFLKESTFMQWWKVYETIPGRNRSSRLANFMENKCYQNYI is encoded by the exons ATGCCCAACCTAGATtatggaaagctattggaagaTCTTACCAATCAGATGATTGTCTCCAAGGGAGTTTCGCAACTATGGGGGTCGAGAGGCGATACGCTTCGAGCTGGAATAATACTTCAACTGGACGCAATTGGAGTTGAAAGAACCCAG GAGAACAACGAAGAAGACACCTTGATTACAGACATGGAGAGCCGGGAAAGAAAAAATCACCATTGTCATGTGACGCAAATCTCCAATACTGAAAAGAAACTGAATGAAATGAAGATAAACATGGCCCAACTTGAGTGGTACAAGAAAACCTGCTCGACTGGTATGGGCTATTATGACTGCTTTAAGGGTAAGGCTGACCGAAGGAACATACACATTGTGAAGTATAAGATAGGCCTCACGAAATACTGGGAAGTTGTCAAAGAAGCAGAAACGAAGCCCCAGAAAcaagggagtcccttgccaatgCGTCAGCTCAACGCAGGAACAAACTACAGGAGAATGGTCGAACCTCTTGATATTGCCGAGCattacaagaaaaataatacaGATTACCGCACAACAGGAAGGGCCAAGCATTATGAATTGTTGGAGAAATGGTTGGAGGAGCAGGAGAGAGCTGGAGGGAATGAGAGTAACTCGGGGACAAGGGACAAGGCTGTTACTTTAACATGGGATTCTTGCTTCTGTGCAGAAGTGGAGAATGCTTTGATTTGGACCAAATCATTGAAAAATGGAGAAGCTGTGGGGGAACCAGAAGAAGAACCATGTATAGAAAAACTGAATAAATTTGAGGAGTACGTGATGGGCTTGATTGATGGATTGGCCGTGTCTCCAGAGATTTTCTTGAAGGAGAGTACCTTTATGCAATGGTGGAAAGTGTATGAGACAATTCCAGGGCGTAATCGTAGTTCCCGGTTAGCAAACTTCATGGAGAATAAATGTTACCAAAACTATATCTGA